Proteins co-encoded in one Kutzneria chonburiensis genomic window:
- a CDS encoding glycoside hydrolase family 3 C-terminal domain-containing protein: MRITATVASACAVVCALALTSGSAAATDPAPIYKDTHYSFAERAADLVSRMTLEEKVRQLSTNSGPAIPRLGVQQYTYWNEGQHGINRLGASTNPNTPPEQVHATSFPTNFASSMAWDPDLVYQETTAVSDEVRGFLDKSLWGVSANNIGPDVNNYGSLTYWAPTVNMDRDPRWGRTDEAFGEDPYLVGQIAGAFVNGYQGNKADGTPDKYLKVAATAKHYALNDVELNRTGISSDASDTDIRDYYTAQFRDLIENAHVAGLMTSYNAINGTPSVADTYTTNALAQRTYGFGGYITSDCGAVGTTYRQPNGGHNWAPPGWTTDGKDVGATWTNTASGTKVSGPAGGQAYALRAGTALNCPGEENTLPNIQEAINAGVLSEGVLDAALVPVFTIRMRTGEFDPVGSVPYTNITKDTIQSPAHQALAQKVADNSLVLLKNDHNVLPVTPSKVHKVVVLGDMANKVTLGNYSGSPNVQVGAVGGIKAALPGAQVIFDAAGTSTGSTGPAVLSAQTQADIKSADLVVEFVGTDGSVANEGHDRSTLAIPGNYHSLITQVAALGNPNTALVVQSDGPVVLDDVQGSVPAIVFSGYNGQAQGAALADVLTGKQNPSGHLNFTWYKDDSQLPPMNSYGLTPGDTGGLGRTYQYFTGTPSYPFGYGLSYSTYRYSPASIDKSTVNADGTVNVSFTVTNTGSVAGATVAQLYAAQKFTVPNVQLPVKRLAGFKKTDVLKPGQSQRITIPVRLADLSQWDGAKQAVYDGVYQFQVASNSRDVASSVQTTVTGAITPKISYVTVQPGAVVYRAGDTIDLTGRNKWIADDTGQQHAAADNIVLAVNNDQSFVDLSKAKVTYASSNTAVATVDAKGLVRAAGDGVATIKVTVNGVSGTAVIVVGHSLTLSIPPIVKAGNSITATTTFANGGSSAISNVTMSITAPAGWTATATSPATFPSVAGGQTVKTTWQITAPADAAAATYPFSATATTSAGTRTDVGQTSVPYPSLSAAYNNVGISDDHNTGAANLDGGGLSYSAQALAAAGLASGGAVQHDGLTFTWPTSGGGQLDNVLTGGQSVLLNGSGSKLGFIGTGDSGTPSGGGTIVYTDGTTQQFALGFNDWWQSPSIPGEDVVAALPYLNNGGGQQTQKVNMYYSSVPLQAGKTISVVTLPNVTSVATQGQPKLHVFAIAVG, encoded by the coding sequence ATGCGGATAACGGCGACTGTGGCCTCGGCGTGCGCGGTGGTCTGCGCCCTGGCCCTCACCAGCGGCAGCGCGGCTGCCACCGATCCCGCCCCCATCTACAAGGACACGCACTACTCCTTCGCCGAGCGCGCCGCCGACCTCGTGTCACGGATGACGCTGGAGGAGAAGGTACGCCAGCTGTCCACCAACAGCGGGCCGGCGATCCCCAGACTCGGTGTGCAGCAGTACACCTACTGGAACGAGGGCCAGCACGGCATCAACCGGCTCGGCGCGTCGACCAACCCCAACACCCCGCCGGAGCAGGTGCACGCCACCAGCTTCCCGACCAACTTCGCGTCCAGCATGGCCTGGGACCCCGACCTGGTGTACCAGGAGACGACGGCGGTGTCCGACGAGGTCCGCGGCTTCCTGGACAAGTCGCTGTGGGGCGTGAGCGCCAACAACATCGGGCCGGACGTGAACAACTACGGCTCGCTGACCTACTGGGCCCCGACCGTCAACATGGACCGCGACCCGCGCTGGGGCCGCACCGACGAGGCGTTCGGTGAGGACCCTTATCTGGTCGGTCAGATCGCCGGCGCGTTCGTCAACGGCTACCAGGGCAACAAGGCCGACGGCACGCCGGACAAGTACCTCAAGGTCGCGGCGACGGCCAAGCACTACGCCCTCAACGACGTCGAGCTCAACCGCACCGGCATCAGCTCGGACGCCAGCGACACCGACATCCGCGACTACTACACGGCGCAGTTCCGCGACCTGATCGAGAACGCGCACGTCGCCGGGCTCATGACCTCGTACAACGCGATCAACGGCACCCCGTCGGTTGCCGACACGTACACCACGAATGCCTTGGCGCAGCGGACTTACGGCTTCGGCGGCTACATCACGTCGGACTGCGGCGCGGTCGGCACCACCTACCGGCAGCCCAACGGCGGCCACAACTGGGCGCCGCCCGGCTGGACCACCGACGGCAAGGACGTCGGCGCGACGTGGACGAACACCGCCAGTGGCACCAAGGTTTCCGGCCCGGCCGGCGGTCAGGCGTACGCGCTGCGGGCCGGCACCGCGCTGAACTGCCCGGGCGAGGAGAACACCCTGCCCAACATCCAGGAGGCGATCAACGCCGGCGTGCTCAGCGAGGGCGTGCTGGATGCCGCGCTGGTGCCGGTGTTCACCATCCGGATGCGGACCGGCGAGTTCGACCCGGTCGGCAGCGTGCCGTACACGAACATCACCAAGGACACCATCCAGAGCCCGGCGCATCAGGCGCTGGCCCAGAAGGTGGCTGACAACTCGTTGGTGCTGCTGAAGAACGACCACAACGTGCTGCCGGTGACGCCGTCGAAGGTGCACAAGGTGGTGGTGCTGGGCGACATGGCCAACAAGGTCACCCTGGGCAACTACTCGGGCTCGCCGAACGTGCAGGTCGGGGCGGTCGGCGGCATCAAGGCCGCGCTGCCCGGGGCACAGGTGATCTTCGACGCCGCCGGCACGTCCACCGGATCCACCGGCCCCGCGGTGCTGTCGGCGCAGACCCAGGCCGACATCAAGAGCGCCGACCTGGTGGTGGAATTCGTTGGCACGGACGGAAGTGTGGCCAATGAGGGCCACGACCGCAGCACGCTGGCCATCCCGGGCAACTACCACTCGCTGATCACGCAGGTCGCGGCGCTGGGCAACCCCAACACCGCGCTGGTCGTGCAGTCCGACGGGCCGGTCGTGCTCGACGATGTGCAGGGTTCCGTGCCGGCGATCGTGTTCTCCGGCTACAACGGCCAGGCTCAGGGCGCGGCGCTGGCCGATGTGCTGACCGGCAAGCAGAATCCGAGCGGCCACCTCAACTTCACGTGGTACAAGGACGATTCGCAGCTGCCGCCGATGAACTCCTACGGGCTGACTCCTGGTGACACCGGCGGTCTGGGGCGGACCTACCAGTACTTCACCGGCACGCCGAGCTATCCGTTCGGCTACGGCCTGAGCTATTCGACTTATCGCTACTCGCCGGCGTCCATCGACAAGTCCACGGTCAACGCCGACGGCACCGTGAACGTCTCGTTCACCGTGACCAACACCGGTAGCGTCGCCGGTGCCACGGTCGCGCAGCTCTACGCGGCGCAGAAGTTCACCGTGCCGAACGTGCAGCTGCCGGTGAAGCGGTTGGCCGGCTTCAAGAAGACCGACGTGCTCAAGCCGGGGCAGTCGCAGAGGATCACCATTCCGGTGCGCCTTGCCGATCTGTCCCAGTGGGACGGTGCCAAGCAGGCCGTGTACGACGGCGTGTACCAGTTCCAGGTGGCGTCGAACTCCCGTGACGTCGCCAGTAGCGTGCAGACCACGGTGACGGGGGCGATCACGCCGAAGATCTCCTACGTCACCGTGCAGCCCGGGGCCGTGGTGTACCGGGCCGGCGACACGATCGACCTGACCGGCAGGAACAAGTGGATCGCCGACGACACCGGTCAGCAGCACGCCGCGGCCGACAACATCGTGCTGGCCGTGAACAACGACCAGTCCTTTGTGGACCTGTCCAAGGCCAAGGTGACCTACGCGTCGAGCAACACCGCCGTGGCCACCGTCGACGCCAAGGGCCTTGTCCGCGCGGCGGGCGACGGCGTGGCCACGATCAAGGTCACGGTCAACGGCGTCTCCGGCACTGCGGTGATCGTCGTCGGGCACTCGCTGACGCTGTCCATCCCGCCGATCGTCAAGGCGGGCAACAGCATCACCGCCACGACGACGTTCGCCAACGGCGGCAGCTCGGCCATCAGCAACGTGACGATGTCGATCACCGCGCCGGCCGGCTGGACGGCGACGGCGACCTCTCCGGCCACGTTCCCGTCAGTCGCCGGCGGCCAGACCGTGAAGACGACCTGGCAGATCACCGCCCCCGCTGACGCCGCGGCTGCCACTTATCCGTTCAGTGCCACGGCGACCACCAGTGCCGGCACCAGAACGGATGTCGGCCAGACCTCGGTGCCGTACCCGTCGCTTTCCGCCGCGTACAACAACGTCGGCATCAGCGACGACCACAACACCGGCGCCGCCAACCTGGACGGCGGCGGCCTGAGCTACTCGGCCCAGGCGCTGGCCGCGGCCGGGCTCGCCTCCGGCGGCGCCGTGCAGCACGACGGCCTGACCTTCACCTGGCCGACTTCCGGCGGCGGGCAGCTGGACAACGTGCTCACCGGCGGGCAATCGGTGCTGCTCAACGGGTCCGGCAGCAAGCTGGGCTTCATCGGCACCGGTGATTCGGGCACGCCGTCGGGCGGTGGCACCATCGTCTACACCGACGGCACCACGCAGCAGTTCGCGTTGGGCTTCAACGACTGGTGGCAGTCGCCGTCGATCCCCGGCGAGGACGTGGTGGCCGCGCTGCCGTACCTGAACAACGGTGGCGGGCAGCAGACGCAGAAGGTCAACATGTACTACTCGTCGGTCCCGCTCCAGGCCGGCAAGACGATCTCCGTGGTGACGCTGCCCAACGTCACCTCGGTCGCCACGCAGGGCCAGCCCAAGCTGCACGTGTTCGCCATCGCCGTCGGCTGA
- a CDS encoding alpha-mannosidase has product MRSLRSLIAVVALLLGALVAVHTPAALARNSAGLSDKVQLFYYPWYGSPTVNGSYRHWDQGGHTPPDDIGANFYPSLGPYDSGDFAGAVDQQMTWIARSGAGVIIYSWWGQGSYEDGLAAGVLAAAARHGIRVAWHIEPYGNRTGASVASDVNYLNAHYGSSPAFYRDPLHGNKPAFYIFDSLNITDWSALDSVTGNNIVLAQTTDTTKVAHFNGMYTYDGIAAATAPGWANAGAYCHQHGMVWAPSVAPGYLDDRAVPGNTTPTVNRDNGAEYDKTWNNALSPNIGGNPDWVSVTSFNEWHEGSQIEPASSNPLRGKDISPTTAHTARPAPPRRRRTWTGPSTGWTGSIRP; this is encoded by the coding sequence ATGCGAAGCTTGCGAAGCCTGATCGCGGTCGTGGCCCTGCTGCTCGGCGCCCTGGTCGCCGTGCACACCCCGGCGGCGCTCGCCCGCAATTCGGCCGGACTGTCCGACAAGGTCCAGCTGTTCTACTACCCCTGGTACGGCAGCCCGACCGTGAACGGCAGCTACCGGCACTGGGACCAGGGCGGGCACACCCCGCCCGACGACATCGGCGCCAACTTCTACCCCTCGCTCGGGCCGTACGACTCCGGCGACTTCGCCGGCGCGGTCGACCAGCAGATGACCTGGATCGCACGCTCCGGCGCGGGCGTGATCATCTACAGCTGGTGGGGCCAGGGGTCCTATGAGGACGGTCTGGCCGCCGGCGTACTGGCGGCCGCCGCCCGCCACGGCATCCGCGTCGCCTGGCACATCGAGCCGTACGGCAACCGCACCGGGGCCTCGGTGGCGTCGGACGTCAACTACCTCAACGCCCACTACGGTTCCAGCCCGGCGTTCTACCGGGATCCCTTGCACGGCAACAAACCAGCGTTCTACATCTTCGACAGCCTGAACATCACCGACTGGTCCGCACTGGACTCGGTGACCGGCAACAACATCGTGCTCGCGCAGACCACCGACACCACCAAGGTCGCTCACTTCAACGGCATGTACACCTATGACGGCATCGCCGCCGCGACCGCGCCCGGCTGGGCCAACGCCGGGGCGTACTGCCACCAGCACGGCATGGTGTGGGCACCTTCCGTTGCCCCTGGCTACCTCGACGACCGCGCGGTGCCCGGCAACACCACGCCGACCGTCAACCGGGACAACGGGGCCGAGTACGACAAGACGTGGAACAACGCGTTGAGCCCGAACATAGGCGGCAACCCGGACTGGGTGTCGGTGACCTCGTTCAACGAGTGGCACGAGGGCTCCCAGATCGAGCCGGCCAGCTCGAATCCCCTGCGGGGCAAGGATATCTCACCTACGACGGCGCATACGGCCAGACCGGCACCGCCTCGTCGACGGCGTACCTGGACCGGACCAAGTACTGGGTGGACAGGTTCGATCCGGCCGTGA
- a CDS encoding ribonuclease Z, with protein sequence MSQRELVVLGSASQTPTRNRNHNGYLLRFDAEGILFDPGEGTQRQMIQAGRAASEITRICVTHFHGDHSLGLAGTIQRLSLDDVRHPVHCYYPASGQVYFDRLRHSTSFHERATLVTHPLHVDGPVDDQLSVAALEHRIDCYGYRFAEPDGRRMLPDRLAALGIRGPLVSQLQRAGTIAVDGRTISLDEVSVPRPGQVFAFVMDTRLCPGAVTLAQDADLLVAESTFLDDDRELAHTYYHLTSREAGRLATEAGARELVLTHFSQRYPYDEAERFRDEAAQEFKGEIHLAVDLATIPLPKRR encoded by the coding sequence GTGTCCCAGCGTGAACTCGTGGTGCTCGGCTCGGCCAGCCAGACGCCGACCCGGAACCGCAACCACAACGGCTACCTGCTGCGCTTCGACGCCGAGGGCATCCTCTTCGACCCCGGCGAGGGCACGCAGCGGCAGATGATCCAGGCCGGGCGCGCGGCCAGCGAGATCACCCGCATCTGCGTCACCCATTTCCATGGCGACCACAGCCTCGGCCTCGCCGGCACCATCCAGCGGCTGTCACTCGACGACGTGCGGCACCCGGTGCACTGCTACTACCCGGCATCCGGGCAGGTGTACTTCGACCGCCTCCGGCACTCGACCTCCTTCCACGAGCGGGCAACGCTGGTCACTCATCCGTTGCATGTGGACGGTCCGGTCGACGACCAGCTCTCCGTCGCCGCGCTGGAGCACCGCATCGACTGCTACGGCTACCGCTTCGCCGAGCCCGACGGCCGCCGCATGCTGCCCGATCGCCTTGCCGCCCTTGGCATTCGCGGCCCCCTCGTCAGCCAGCTCCAACGCGCCGGCACCATCGCCGTCGACGGCCGCACGATCTCCCTGGACGAGGTCAGCGTCCCCCGGCCCGGCCAGGTTTTCGCCTTCGTCATGGACACCCGCCTCTGCCCGGGCGCTGTGACTCTGGCCCAGGACGCCGACCTGCTCGTCGCCGAGTCCACCTTCCTCGACGACGACCGCGAGTTGGCCCACACCTACTACCACCTCACCTCCCGCGAGGCCGGCCGCCTCGCCACTGAGGCCGGCGCCCGCGAGCTGGTGCTGACCCACTTCTCCCAGCGCTACCCGTACGACGAGGCCGAACGCTTCCGCGACGAAGCCGCCCAGGAGTTCAAGGGCGAGATCCACCTGGCCGTCGACCTGGCGACGATTCCGCTGCCCAAACGCCGCTGA
- a CDS encoding cobalt transporter — protein sequence MSDLRLKLAARARLLSWISLAYMAVEGTVALWAGAKADSAALLGFGLDSVIEGLASMIVIWRFSGARTFSEEAEGRARKAVAVTFFLLAPYIVIDVLLSGRPEPSWVGIGLAVASLIVMPLLGVAKKRLGARLGSGATAGEGTQNLLCAYLAGAVLLGLLGNALFGLWWLDLAVALLVAGLAVREGIENWRGDDCC from the coding sequence GTGTCCGACCTGCGACTGAAGCTGGCGGCCCGGGCCCGGCTGCTGTCCTGGATCTCGCTGGCCTACATGGCGGTCGAGGGGACAGTGGCGCTGTGGGCGGGCGCGAAAGCGGATTCGGCGGCGCTGCTGGGGTTTGGGCTGGACTCGGTGATCGAGGGCCTGGCCAGCATGATTGTCATCTGGCGGTTCAGCGGGGCCAGGACGTTCTCCGAGGAGGCGGAGGGGCGGGCGCGCAAGGCGGTGGCGGTGACGTTCTTCCTGCTCGCGCCGTACATCGTGATCGACGTGCTGCTGTCGGGACGGCCGGAGCCGAGCTGGGTCGGCATCGGCCTGGCGGTGGCGAGCCTGATCGTGATGCCGCTGCTGGGCGTGGCCAAGAAACGGCTGGGCGCGCGGCTGGGCTCGGGGGCGACGGCCGGGGAAGGGACGCAGAACCTGCTGTGTGCGTACCTGGCCGGGGCGGTGCTGCTGGGCCTGCTCGGCAACGCCCTGTTCGGCCTCTGGTGGCTGGACCTGGCGGTGGCGCTGCTCGTGGCCGGCCTCGCCGTCCGTGAAGGCATCGAGAATTGGCGTGGCGACGACTGCTGCTGA
- a CDS encoding ArsR/SmtB family transcription factor: protein MISLQAESPEAEREGLLPAAALFRSLGDPARLAILRRLAVGPARVTDLVAALGLAQSTVSKHLACLRGCQLVDSEPVGRASVFRLTQPSVVELLAAAESVLAATGNAVALCPTCD from the coding sequence ATGATATCGCTGCAAGCGGAATCGCCCGAGGCTGAGCGGGAGGGGCTGCTGCCGGCGGCGGCGTTGTTTCGGTCGCTGGGGGATCCGGCCAGGCTGGCGATCCTGCGAAGGCTGGCGGTGGGGCCGGCGAGGGTGACGGACCTGGTGGCGGCGCTCGGCCTGGCGCAGTCGACGGTGTCGAAGCATCTGGCCTGCCTCCGCGGCTGCCAACTGGTGGACTCGGAGCCGGTGGGGCGGGCGTCGGTGTTCCGGCTGACGCAGCCCTCGGTGGTGGAGCTGCTGGCGGCGGCGGAGTCGGTGTTGGCGGCGACGGGCAACGCGGTGGCGCTGTGTCCGACCTGCGACTGA
- a CDS encoding VOC family protein, translated as MAVELNHTIVPASDPHKSATFLAELLGVAEPVTFGPFQVVTLDNGVSLDFMRAEGEIGSLHYAFKVADEQFQPIFDRIRAAGLPYWADPHRQQPNEINTNDGGQGVYFPDPDGHNLEILTRDYGSGA; from the coding sequence ATGGCCGTCGAACTGAACCACACCATCGTCCCCGCTTCCGACCCCCACAAGTCCGCGACGTTCCTGGCCGAGCTGCTCGGGGTGGCCGAGCCGGTGACGTTCGGGCCGTTCCAGGTGGTCACGCTGGACAACGGCGTGAGCCTCGACTTCATGCGCGCGGAGGGGGAGATCGGCTCGCTGCACTACGCCTTCAAGGTGGCGGACGAGCAGTTTCAGCCGATCTTCGACCGGATCCGGGCGGCGGGGCTGCCGTACTGGGCGGACCCGCACCGGCAGCAGCCGAACGAGATCAACACCAATGACGGGGGCCAGGGCGTCTACTTCCCGGACCCCGACGGGCACAACCTGGAGATCCTGACCCGCGACTACGGCAGCGGCGCCTGA
- a CDS encoding NAD(P)/FAD-dependent oxidoreductase, protein MIAVVGASAAGLTAAQTLRREGYTGPLTVIGDEQHMPYDRPPLSKQVLSGVWEPSKVSLPSTVEDVDWKLGVRAVGLDVGGRRLALSTGDSLDYDKLVVATGVSPRRLPSSLAGVHTLRTLDDALAFKEELAAARSVVIVGAGFMGSEVAAVASSLGADVTVVDPLAAPMIRQFGPWLGDLVAKLHADHGVRMRLGVGVSGLVGSGRVSAVELADGTSLPADVVLVAIGSVPNTSWLAGSGLSLTDGVDCDSLCRAAPNVVACGDVASWTHPVQGRRIRVEHRMNATEQGMAAARTLLGKGSPYSPIPYFWTDQYDVKIQAYGTFPVDAVPSVAAGDVGTGRFAAVYVADGRVTGVVGWNLPRETRQLRARIGEPA, encoded by the coding sequence GTGATCGCTGTTGTCGGGGCGTCGGCCGCGGGCCTCACCGCGGCCCAGACGCTCCGCCGTGAGGGATATACGGGGCCGTTGACGGTCATCGGCGACGAGCAGCACATGCCGTACGACCGTCCGCCGCTGTCCAAGCAGGTTCTCTCCGGCGTTTGGGAACCGTCGAAGGTGTCGTTGCCGTCCACTGTGGAGGATGTGGACTGGAAGCTGGGCGTGCGAGCCGTCGGTTTGGATGTCGGGGGTCGTCGGCTCGCACTGTCCACAGGGGACTCTCTGGACTACGACAAGCTCGTCGTCGCCACCGGGGTCTCGCCGCGTCGGCTGCCCTCCTCGTTGGCCGGCGTGCACACCTTGCGGACCTTGGACGATGCCTTGGCGTTCAAGGAGGAGCTGGCCGCCGCTCGGTCGGTGGTGATCGTCGGCGCCGGCTTCATGGGCTCCGAGGTCGCCGCGGTGGCGTCGTCGCTGGGGGCTGACGTCACCGTCGTCGATCCCTTGGCAGCGCCCATGATCCGTCAGTTCGGGCCGTGGCTCGGCGATCTTGTCGCCAAGCTGCATGCCGACCATGGCGTACGGATGCGTTTGGGCGTCGGCGTTTCCGGGCTTGTCGGTTCCGGCCGGGTTTCCGCGGTGGAGTTGGCCGACGGCACGTCGTTGCCGGCCGACGTGGTGCTGGTGGCCATTGGTTCCGTGCCGAACACCTCGTGGCTTGCTGGCAGCGGTCTTTCGTTGACCGATGGCGTCGACTGCGATTCCCTCTGCCGGGCCGCGCCCAACGTCGTGGCCTGCGGCGATGTCGCCTCGTGGACACATCCAGTGCAGGGACGGCGGATTCGGGTCGAGCATCGGATGAACGCCACCGAGCAGGGCATGGCCGCCGCTCGGACGCTGTTGGGCAAGGGGTCGCCGTATTCGCCGATCCCGTACTTCTGGACCGACCAGTACGACGTCAAGATCCAGGCCTACGGCACGTTCCCGGTCGACGCCGTGCCCTCCGTCGCCGCCGGCGATGTCGGCACCGGCCGTTTCGCGGCGGTGTACGTGGCCGACGGTCGGGTGACCGGTGTCGTCGGCTGGAACCTGCCCCGGGAGACCCGGCAGCTGCGGGCCCGTATCGGCGAGCCGGCTTGA
- a CDS encoding ferredoxin: protein MKVVVDQDKCVGAGQCVLLAPDVFDQRDEDGVVVLLQEFPPAELHDDVRQAARVCPALAIELDEQ from the coding sequence ATGAAGGTTGTCGTCGATCAGGACAAGTGCGTCGGCGCCGGGCAGTGCGTGCTGCTCGCCCCGGACGTGTTCGACCAGCGGGACGAGGACGGCGTTGTCGTGCTGTTGCAGGAGTTTCCTCCTGCGGAGCTGCACGACGACGTCCGGCAGGCCGCCCGGGTGTGTCCGGCGCTGGCCATCGAGCTGGACGAGCAGTGA
- a CDS encoding cytochrome P450: MTSAGTETLPAYPMARAAGCPFDPPPQLLAAEPISRVRIWDGSTPWLITDYETQRSVLGDQRFSADSRKDGFPVVSAAVRARRERGRAFISMDDPEHDRHRKMLTRNFMIKRVEAMRPRVQEIVDGLIDDMLAGDQPADLVADFALPVPSLVICELLGVPYADHDFFQARSKKIVSRSTTVEDAVQATEELRSYLMDLVLAKEKEPTDDMIGRLVADQLANGELTRDEVVGMASLMLIAGHETTANMIALGTLALLEHPAQLAELRGTDDPRLIANAVEELLRYLTIVHGGRRRVATEDVEIAGQLVRAGEGVILANDAGNRNQDAFPEPDRLDIHRQARHHVAFGFGVHQCLGQPLARMELQVVYSTLYRRIPTLELAVPFEEIQFKHDAFVYGVHSLPVTW; this comes from the coding sequence ATGACTTCTGCTGGGACCGAAACCCTGCCCGCCTATCCCATGGCCCGGGCGGCCGGCTGCCCGTTCGACCCGCCGCCCCAGCTGCTGGCGGCCGAGCCGATCAGCCGGGTGCGGATCTGGGACGGCAGCACGCCGTGGCTGATCACCGACTACGAGACGCAACGCTCCGTGCTCGGTGACCAGCGGTTCAGCGCCGACAGCCGCAAGGACGGCTTTCCCGTCGTGTCGGCCGCGGTGCGGGCCCGGCGCGAACGCGGCCGTGCGTTCATCTCGATGGACGACCCGGAGCACGACCGGCACCGCAAGATGCTCACCCGCAACTTCATGATCAAGCGGGTCGAGGCCATGCGGCCGCGCGTGCAGGAGATCGTGGACGGCCTGATCGACGACATGCTGGCCGGCGACCAGCCGGCCGACCTGGTGGCCGACTTCGCGCTGCCGGTGCCGTCGCTGGTGATCTGCGAGCTGCTCGGCGTGCCCTACGCCGACCACGACTTCTTCCAGGCCCGCAGCAAGAAGATCGTCAGCCGCAGCACGACCGTCGAGGACGCCGTCCAGGCCACCGAGGAGCTGCGCTCGTACCTGATGGACCTGGTGCTGGCCAAGGAGAAGGAGCCGACCGACGACATGATCGGGCGGCTGGTCGCCGACCAGCTGGCCAACGGCGAGCTGACCCGTGACGAGGTCGTCGGCATGGCCTCGCTGATGCTCATCGCCGGGCACGAGACCACCGCCAACATGATCGCCCTCGGCACGCTCGCGTTGCTGGAGCACCCGGCCCAGTTGGCCGAGCTGCGGGGCACCGACGACCCCAGGCTGATCGCCAATGCGGTCGAGGAGTTGTTGCGGTACCTGACGATCGTGCACGGCGGGCGTCGTCGCGTCGCCACCGAGGACGTCGAGATCGCCGGGCAGCTCGTTCGGGCCGGCGAGGGCGTCATCCTGGCCAACGACGCCGGCAACCGCAACCAGGACGCCTTTCCGGAGCCCGACCGGCTGGACATCCACCGGCAGGCCCGCCACCACGTCGCTTTCGGCTTCGGCGTGCACCAGTGCCTCGGGCAGCCGTTGGCGCGGATGGAGTTGCAGGTCGTCTACAGCACGTTGTACCGCCGCATTCCCACGCTGGAACTGGCCGTCCCGTTCGAGGAGATCCAGTTCAAGCACGACGCGTTCGTGTACGGCGTCCACTCGCTTCCCGTTACCTGGTAA
- a CDS encoding TetR/AcrR family transcriptional regulator, with translation MTSQRVRNPWGQGERLRLEILEAAARLLSELGGEEGLTIRGVARAAGIAPASIYQHFADKAALVKGLIEYDYQQLTAAMAAAEERCPADAALDRVRAQMKAYCRFALDSPGHYRLMVNNRPATRTGPLVDVVKQMIAAFERCEQAGVRLRVPPRRAAVVVFVATHGRVALWHASEDPAQENLVLEFVDELISLVTE, from the coding sequence GTGACCTCGCAGCGTGTGCGCAATCCCTGGGGCCAGGGTGAGCGGCTGCGCCTGGAGATCCTCGAGGCCGCCGCGCGCCTGCTGTCCGAGCTGGGCGGCGAGGAGGGGCTGACGATCCGGGGCGTCGCCCGCGCCGCCGGCATCGCGCCGGCCAGTATCTACCAGCACTTCGCCGACAAGGCCGCGCTGGTCAAGGGCTTGATCGAGTACGACTACCAGCAGTTGACGGCGGCCATGGCCGCGGCCGAGGAGCGGTGCCCGGCCGATGCGGCGCTGGACCGGGTACGGGCGCAGATGAAGGCGTACTGCCGGTTCGCGCTGGACAGCCCCGGCCACTACCGGCTGATGGTCAACAACCGGCCGGCCACCCGCACCGGGCCGCTGGTCGACGTGGTGAAGCAGATGATCGCGGCCTTCGAGCGCTGCGAGCAGGCCGGGGTGCGGCTGCGGGTGCCGCCGCGGCGGGCCGCGGTCGTGGTGTTCGTGGCCACCCACGGCCGGGTCGCCCTCTGGCACGCCTCCGAGGACCCGGCCCAGGAGAACCTGGTCCTGGAGTTCGTCGACGAGCTGATCTCGCTCGTCACGGAGTGA
- a CDS encoding LuxR C-terminal-related transcriptional regulator: MAVRVLLAEGDPALRAGLRLLLEAGGRVEVVEASPGPGLPALVRTQRPDVVLVDAVSALRGLAGGPPAAVLVSSLVDDDVRRAIDLGALGFLLADAEPESLVRAVLDLAAGGAVFDPRVVVSLLPSLRTNPLPDNDFGLSTRERQVLDLIAGGRSNGDIAVELGLTEATVKSYVSTLLGKLGVRNRVQAALIVRQIRP; the protein is encoded by the coding sequence ATGGCCGTTCGGGTGCTGCTGGCCGAGGGCGATCCCGCGCTGCGGGCCGGCCTGCGGCTGCTGCTGGAGGCCGGTGGCCGGGTCGAGGTCGTCGAGGCTTCGCCGGGGCCGGGACTGCCGGCCCTGGTCCGCACGCAGCGGCCGGATGTGGTGCTGGTCGACGCCGTGTCGGCGCTGCGCGGGCTGGCCGGCGGCCCGCCGGCGGCGGTGCTCGTGTCGTCGCTTGTGGACGATGACGTGCGGCGGGCCATCGATCTCGGCGCGTTGGGCTTCCTGCTGGCCGACGCCGAACCGGAGAGCCTGGTCCGGGCGGTGCTCGACCTGGCCGCCGGCGGTGCCGTCTTCGACCCGCGGGTGGTGGTCTCGCTGTTGCCTTCGCTGCGGACGAATCCGTTGCCGGACAACGACTTTGGTCTGTCCACACGCGAGCGTCAGGTGCTGGACCTGATCGCCGGTGGCCGGTCGAACGGGGACATCGCCGTCGAGCTGGGGCTGACCGAGGCGACCGTGAAGAGCTACGTGTCGACGCTGCTGGGCAAGCTCGGTGTGCGCAACCGCGTGCAGGCCGCGCTGATCGTCCGACAGATCCGGCCGTAA